A region from the Bacillus thuringiensis genome encodes:
- a CDS encoding chloramphenicol phosphotransferase CPT family protein — translation MLPMDKPGQIVIMNGTPRSGKSSIATVIQSTFKGVWMNLGVDWFMQMTPERYQPGIGLRPGGERPDIEPLVILMYKAMYESIATHSRLGINVVVDVGHHDNYSVPRGILPECAQILKGLPVMFVGVHCPIEIIMKRRIETWKVGYSEGGSIPLPVKLWQESVHEPGIYDLEIDTSVLNPEECANLIRLRLENGPPPTAFQLIEQMGTG, via the coding sequence ATGTTACCAATGGATAAACCTGGTCAAATTGTTATTATGAACGGCACCCCTAGATCTGGGAAATCCAGCATCGCCACTGTAATCCAGAGCACGTTTAAAGGTGTGTGGATGAACTTAGGAGTAGATTGGTTCATGCAAATGACCCCAGAACGCTATCAGCCAGGTATTGGATTACGTCCTGGTGGCGAGCGCCCCGATATTGAGCCCTTGGTTATACTTATGTATAAAGCCATGTATGAGTCTATTGCTACACACAGTCGTTTAGGGATAAACGTCGTAGTTGATGTCGGTCATCATGACAATTATTCCGTCCCACGGGGAATTCTGCCCGAATGTGCACAGATACTAAAGGGACTGCCAGTTATGTTTGTGGGGGTACATTGTCCAATTGAAATTATTATGAAACGACGGATAGAAACATGGAAAGTTGGTTACTCAGAAGGTGGTTCAATCCCATTACCAGTAAAACTATGGCAAGAGTCCGTCCATGAGCCCGGTATTTATGACTTAGAAATCGATACTTCAGTACTAAACCCTGAAGAGTGTGCTAATTTAATTCGCTTGAGGCTCGAAAATGGTCCACCTCCGACAGCATTTCAATTAATTGAACAAATGGGAACTGGCTAA
- a CDS encoding putative mucin/carbohydrate-binding domain-containing protein, which produces MKKISSLLLTMPIILGSIATIPHTKVSAETMSFNQETFTLETLNQQTDQAIANGNFGAHLNNLTAYLNGNVGDMTEEDLKKKLADPVFSAALAQWQFISQTGAATMNVFAKKDADHQKFLSWAMKNTNVMNTYLEGGSPTGKNPVNALEIWNAIWNADADSHEGLFLRLAIATSLAHAEPIKYWTNNKSINPLTRYQHYKLADQNNELLPCFRTYDVWHLRLVVNTWSPEEDLTWARNMINTEHPELKNQDKVGESAYLINYVTHNKDGVSIHTGNDAFYGLGWNLSSIYKFGGVCGNISKFGTQVSQAFGVAAMPVGQPGHCALIWNNKPSSWNLGNDISGWSQSSRHDATVIPWSDNSPTNQVPYMLLFENAERDPVKLDQSERLRWLAKAMTSTDNKIAIYKISTNILPINFLVWKDYVSLMLQNPNVTDADWKELNNSIISVFANEPRPMMDLITQIKDHVPNTDGILEGDQFAWSLKGIGDFEFAKVNLNKSTEEMQIDLKAGVPHNYFDSTYASIKVQNTSGKVVYNKEVYGNKQQNAETQKVPVKIGDFIELTHQEGRERATLINLDNNKRESFDKKAMYEVTKDGLKKVNQIVNPKPDTEAPTQPQGLYASNVTPNSVELKWNPSSDNVGVKEYQVLRDGQLIQTVQGTTFTDQNLTVNKEYKYAVKAVDAAGNTSIQSNILPIKTKNQNESYEKWDSKKAYKKGDKVEHQGKVYEAVQNHQGNGDSNWIFALALWKPLT; this is translated from the coding sequence TTGAAAAAGATTTCATCTTTATTATTAACTATGCCGATTATTTTAGGAAGTATTGCTACGATTCCGCATACAAAGGTTTCAGCTGAAACAATGTCATTCAATCAAGAAACTTTCACTTTAGAAACATTGAATCAACAGACAGATCAAGCTATTGCAAATGGTAATTTTGGAGCTCATTTGAATAATCTCACAGCATATTTGAATGGAAATGTTGGGGATATGACTGAAGAGGACTTGAAAAAGAAGCTTGCAGACCCAGTATTTTCAGCAGCTTTGGCCCAGTGGCAATTTATATCACAAACAGGTGCTGCAACAATGAATGTATTTGCAAAAAAAGATGCTGATCATCAGAAATTTCTTAGCTGGGCTATGAAAAATACAAATGTGATGAATACCTATCTTGAGGGTGGTAGTCCAACTGGAAAAAATCCTGTAAATGCACTTGAGATATGGAATGCAATCTGGAATGCGGATGCAGATTCTCACGAAGGGTTGTTTTTGAGATTAGCGATAGCTACATCGTTAGCTCATGCTGAACCTATAAAATATTGGACAAACAATAAATCTATTAATCCATTAACAAGGTACCAACATTATAAATTAGCAGATCAAAATAATGAGTTACTTCCTTGCTTTAGAACATATGATGTTTGGCATTTAAGATTAGTAGTGAATACTTGGTCACCAGAAGAAGATTTAACCTGGGCAAGAAATATGATTAATACGGAACATCCGGAACTTAAAAATCAAGATAAGGTAGGAGAAAGTGCATATTTAATTAATTATGTAACCCATAACAAAGATGGAGTTAGCATTCATACCGGAAATGATGCATTCTACGGTTTAGGTTGGAATCTTTCTTCCATTTATAAATTTGGTGGGGTATGCGGTAATATTTCGAAGTTTGGTACGCAAGTAAGCCAAGCATTTGGAGTAGCAGCTATGCCTGTTGGACAACCTGGACATTGTGCACTTATATGGAATAACAAGCCATCTTCTTGGAATTTAGGAAATGATATATCTGGATGGAGTCAGTCGAGCCGTCATGATGCAACTGTTATTCCTTGGTCAGATAATAGCCCGACAAATCAAGTGCCGTATATGTTACTATTTGAAAATGCTGAACGTGACCCAGTAAAACTAGATCAATCAGAGCGATTACGCTGGTTAGCGAAAGCGATGACTTCAACAGATAATAAAATTGCAATTTATAAAATATCCACCAATATTTTACCAATCAATTTTTTAGTATGGAAAGATTACGTTTCTCTTATGTTACAAAATCCAAATGTAACAGATGCTGATTGGAAAGAATTAAATAACAGTATCATTTCTGTTTTTGCGAATGAACCGCGACCGATGATGGATCTTATTACTCAAATAAAAGACCATGTACCAAATACAGATGGTATCTTAGAAGGAGACCAATTTGCATGGTCACTGAAAGGGATTGGTGATTTTGAATTTGCGAAAGTAAATCTAAATAAATCAACAGAAGAAATGCAAATTGATCTAAAAGCAGGTGTACCACATAACTATTTTGATAGTACATATGCAAGTATTAAAGTGCAAAACACATCAGGTAAAGTGGTCTATAACAAAGAGGTTTATGGGAATAAACAGCAAAATGCTGAAACACAAAAAGTTCCAGTAAAGATCGGCGATTTTATTGAACTTACACATCAAGAAGGCAGAGAGAGGGCAACATTAATAAATTTAGATAATAATAAACGTGAAAGCTTTGATAAAAAAGCGATGTATGAAGTTACAAAGGATGGCTTGAAAAAAGTAAATCAAATTGTTAATCCGAAACCAGATACAGAGGCTCCCACACAGCCACAAGGATTATATGCAAGCAACGTTACTCCTAACAGTGTAGAGCTAAAATGGAATCCTTCTTCAGATAATGTAGGTGTAAAAGAATATCAGGTATTACGCGATGGACAATTGATTCAAACGGTACAAGGAACGACGTTTACTGATCAAAATCTAACAGTTAATAAGGAATATAAATATGCAGTGAAGGCTGTAGATGCAGCTGGAAATACATCAATTCAAAGTAATATTCTCCCAATAAAAACAAAAAATCAAAATGAATCTTATGAAAAATGGGATTCGAAGAAGGCATATAAAAAGGGAGATAAAGTAGAACATCAAGGGAAAGTGTATGAAGCTGTTCAAAACCATCAAGGAAATGGTGACTCGAATTGGATATTCGCTTTAGCATTATGGAAGCCACTTACATAG
- a CDS encoding putative mucin/carbohydrate-binding domain-containing protein, translating to MKLIKGIFVSTIALTSFTGLELIKINEDPNVVYADSKDSSQNISQFQGDIKEGNKIILKFKSEVNFPYKDRLENQIKDEDSDSELVKIFSEFPQLTLKRLFTSVNPKEIENIDKHTRETENNSSSNLLDYYIVEVPNKVTAETLMDKFKKSHLVEQVYMQEKPTLLPEVQLPTVSLNPYDDPRFLNQGYLKEAPYGINASYAWSIKGGDGKGTTFVDMEYGWLLDHEDLVNQKVELISGRNIDQHVGHGTSVLGIVSAEDNKVGNIGIAPKAKVKVVSQIRGDGSYNTADAIVNAVHNLQAGDILLLEAQASYDGYGDKYLPVEVQPDIFDAIRAGTDKGIIVIEAGANGSNDLDQFRDRNGKQVLNRNSPDFKDSGAIMIGAASSTVPHKRLWFSNYGSRIDVYGWGENVDTTRAEPNRITKNLYTTGFSGTSSASPIIAGAATSIQGVAKEHLDRPYKPAELRNILSNPNTGTKSQNPLTDKIGVLPDLKSILSNLGYSPDISNNVLEGNQFVWSMKGIGDFEFAKLDFNKTKEEIQIQLKAGVPHHYFDSTYASVKVQNSSGKVVYNKDIYGNRQQNAEIQKIPVKVGDYIEFTHLEGGNRATLINVDKNIQESFGKKIVYQVTINGLKKVDQIINPNPDTEAPTRPEGLQATNITSNSVELKWNSSTDNVGVKEYQVIRDGKFIQTVQGTTFTDSKLTANIEYKYTVKAIDAAGNTSIQSDILPIKTKDQNVSYEKWDPKKAYTKGDKVEHQGKVYEAIQNHQGNGDPNWIFALSLWKPLSLNF from the coding sequence ATGAAATTAATAAAAGGAATATTCGTTTCTACGATTGCACTTACATCTTTTACAGGATTAGAGTTAATTAAAATTAATGAAGATCCCAATGTAGTGTATGCAGATTCGAAAGATTCTTCACAAAATATAAGTCAATTCCAGGGGGATATTAAAGAAGGAAATAAAATTATTTTAAAGTTTAAAAGTGAAGTGAATTTCCCGTATAAGGATAGACTCGAAAATCAAATAAAAGATGAAGATAGCGATTCGGAATTAGTAAAAATCTTCTCTGAATTTCCGCAGCTAACATTAAAGCGTTTATTTACATCTGTAAATCCGAAAGAGATTGAAAACATCGATAAACATACGAGGGAAACTGAAAATAATTCATCTTCTAATTTACTAGATTATTATATTGTAGAAGTGCCTAATAAAGTAACAGCTGAAACATTGATGGACAAGTTTAAGAAATCTCATCTTGTTGAACAAGTATATATGCAAGAAAAACCAACTCTTTTACCAGAAGTCCAATTACCTACTGTATCGCTTAACCCTTACGACGATCCAAGATTTTTAAACCAGGGATATCTTAAGGAAGCGCCATATGGGATTAATGCATCTTATGCATGGAGCATAAAAGGTGGAGATGGAAAAGGAACTACTTTTGTAGATATGGAGTATGGGTGGTTATTAGACCATGAAGATTTAGTAAATCAAAAAGTTGAGCTTATATCTGGTAGAAATATAGATCAACACGTTGGCCATGGAACTTCTGTACTTGGGATTGTTTCTGCTGAAGATAATAAGGTTGGTAATATAGGAATTGCACCAAAGGCTAAGGTAAAAGTTGTATCCCAAATAAGAGGTGATGGGTCGTATAATACGGCTGATGCGATAGTAAATGCTGTACATAATTTACAAGCTGGGGATATTTTATTATTAGAGGCACAAGCTTCTTATGATGGATATGGAGATAAATATTTACCTGTTGAAGTACAGCCAGATATCTTTGATGCAATACGAGCTGGAACAGATAAAGGAATTATTGTGATAGAAGCCGGGGCAAATGGTTCTAATGACCTTGATCAATTTAGAGATAGGAATGGAAAACAGGTATTAAATCGCAATAGTCCGGACTTTAAAGATTCAGGAGCTATAATGATTGGAGCCGCATCGTCAACTGTTCCTCATAAACGTTTATGGTTTTCAAATTATGGTAGTAGAATTGATGTTTATGGTTGGGGGGAAAACGTAGATACAACTCGTGCTGAACCTAATAGGATTACTAAAAATCTCTATACAACTGGCTTTAGTGGTACATCTAGTGCTTCTCCAATTATTGCTGGAGCAGCGACTTCAATACAAGGTGTAGCTAAAGAACATTTAGATCGTCCATATAAACCAGCTGAATTAAGAAATATACTAAGTAATCCAAATACAGGTACAAAATCTCAAAATCCGTTAACAGATAAAATTGGTGTTTTGCCAGATTTAAAGTCAATCTTGTCAAATTTGGGATATAGCCCAGATATATCAAATAATGTTTTAGAGGGAAACCAATTTGTATGGTCAATGAAAGGAATAGGAGATTTTGAGTTTGCAAAATTAGATTTTAATAAGACAAAAGAAGAAATACAAATTCAATTAAAAGCAGGTGTACCACATCATTACTTTGATAGTACATATGCGAGTGTGAAAGTCCAAAATTCATCTGGAAAAGTTGTATATAATAAAGATATTTATGGAAACAGGCAACAAAATGCTGAAATACAAAAAATTCCGGTGAAAGTCGGAGACTATATTGAGTTTACACATTTAGAGGGTGGAAACCGGGCAACTCTTATAAATGTGGATAAAAATATACAGGAGAGTTTTGGTAAGAAGATAGTGTATCAAGTTACAATTAATGGTCTTAAGAAAGTTGATCAAATTATTAATCCTAACCCAGATACGGAAGCTCCTACACGGCCTGAAGGATTACAAGCAACCAACATTACTTCAAATAGCGTAGAGTTAAAATGGAATTCATCAACAGATAACGTAGGTGTGAAAGAATATCAAGTAATACGTGACGGGAAATTCATTCAAACCGTACAGGGAACTACATTTACTGATAGTAAACTGACTGCTAACATAGAATACAAATATACTGTGAAGGCTATAGATGCAGCTGGAAATACATCGATTCAAAGTGATATTCTTCCAATTAAAACAAAAGATCAAAATGTATCTTATGAAAAATGGGATCCAAAGAAGGCATATACAAAGGGCGATAAAGTAGAACATCAAGGGAAAGTATATGAGGCGATTCAAAATCATCAAGGAAATGGTGACCCGAATTGGATATTTGCTTTATCGTTATGGAAACCACTTTCTTTGAATTTTTAA